From Populus alba chromosome 16, ASM523922v2, whole genome shotgun sequence:
ATGAAAAACTTATCATCTTACCTGGGATTCTTAGGAATCTCACTAAGGTTGATTTCATCACACAGTCACACTTGCTGGAGTTTCTCTCAAGTATTGCCATTGTGCTTATTGAAAGATTACATATATAAAGAGATCCTGGTACTCCTGATAAGGACTTAGCTTGCTGAATAAGGATATATTACTTCTATTTTATACTTTGAATACTACTAAAATAGAAATCTAGACCTGTAAAATTTGTGCAAATCTGAAAATTACAGAGATACCCCTGACAAATCTCAGAATTTCAGAGTTGACCATGAGttgtaaaatcaaataaaatcacatATGCTTATTTATGATTTCCTATCCTTGTATCTGTGATCTTCATTCTTCCACGATCATGtttgaagattaattattgAAGCTTCAAAAGCTTGTATCCTTGCTTGAGCACATGCCTAGAGAGATTCATGAATTTCCAGTGGCGTTGGTGATCTATATTTTCTTTCTGATTGCAGGTCCCCCTGAAAGTAGTGGAACCCCTTGATTCAAAAGCATTGAATGGACTAAAGCTTAGTTTGTCTGGTGATCATCAGTTCTCTAATGCTGGTCTTGCTGTTTCCCTTTGTAGAAGTTGGCTTCAAAGAACAGGAAATTGCGAGAAGCTATTCCAAAAAGTTAGTTTTACCAACCCTTCTTCACACCGTTATGTATTACATAAAATCATATATCAATCTAGTGTCAGACTTTTAAACTCATGGATACTGTTCTTTTTTATGGACTGAATCATGTTAAGTTTTGATAATAACAATACACAAATAGATGCATGTGAGTGACTGTGTGTGCGCATGCGTGCATCCTTGTGAGTGTCTGTAATCTATATGTATGTGTACGTATTCTAAGCCAAATGGTCATTCATGTATCTTTTAGTCTCATATCTATCTTCTTTTTGGAAGATTTGAACGGGATACTCTTTCTGTGTTTCTCCTTTTGAATCTATTGATCTGTTAGTTGCCAGTATCTAAGGATATGATAAATGCTAGCCGTCCTCTAAATTCAGCATTTGGTTGTTTCACCAGTAGTTAGTTGACTGACCAGTTTTGTGGACTGTTGACAGGATAACGGGGAAGCTAATTTGCCGGAGGCATTTCTTAGAGGTCTTTCTACAGCACATATTTCTGGGAGGGCTCAAATTGTTcatgattcttcttcttcaagctcCCATGTATCATCAGAAGTAGCTGAAACTTCAGGCGATCTCATTTTTTACTTGGATGGAGCTCACAGTCCAGAGAGTATAGAGGCATGCGCCAAATGGTTTTCTGTTGCTGTTAAAGGAAACAACCAATCACCATCATTGGTTTTGTCTTCTTCACAcaacattgaaaatataaacGTAGTGCGGAAAAATGGTCATGTGCAGCATGAGAAATGCAACATCcaagaattcaataaaatatcaaagaagGTAATATTTATGATAACCAGCTGGATTAGTTTGGGAGCTTGTTGTACTGAGCTGTTTTCTGGCTGCTTATTTAATTCCACCATTGTTCATTTATTTTGCTTACTGATAAGTTGTTTAGACTGTTCATTCTGGTTTCATTTATTAGCTCCTCACTTATCAATACTCTTACCTTCATGtagattcttttatttaattgcatGGAGGTCAGAGATCCTCAGATTTTGCTTCCAGGGCTTGTGAGTACATGTGCGTCTTCAGGTATTGCTGCATGCTGCTgtaatctttttatcttttcaatcaAGAGCTAGTTATATTGGACTTTTGCCTAAACTTGTCAATCTCTCTCCACACACGCGTGTGTTTACTTGCATGTGTGTGACTTTGCTAAAAGAATGAGTAAGGCTTTTTCCATTTTTATCGTAGTATAACACAATCCTGGCTTATGACAACCATTAGGAACAGGTGTACTGTTTTATGAGGTTGCTCTGTTGGTATTGTTTTATGTATTGTCTCCCTAAACTCGCCCATCTCAAATTATGCTGGACTTTCTTTTTATGCTACTTAAATTGATTcctgttttttatttgcttgctGTCTgtggctgcattgttttgttgtGGTGGTTAAGCCATAACACCTATTACATGGCAAGTCATGAAAATCAATGCTCTCTCATATACTTATTTCTAGCAAAAAGAAtcatctcttgttttttttttttttaaatagaattaattgaaaaatgcaCAAGAGATTGGGTGGGTTTCCCCAGAAGTACCAAAAGTCTGGTAATTTACATGGTTTGTGCTTGagaatgacaattaaaaaaaaattcagctgaTTTATGATGCCAATTTCAGTTATATATCAATTCTCTAAACAAACAATTGAGATTCAACATGCTTCTTTAGTGATAAGAAAAGGCCCTTCTTTCAATTGTTGTCCAAACACATCTAATGGAATCAGGTTTCTTTTCTGAGGAATTATGCCTACAAACAAAATGCtccatctttatttttcatcttaCTTCTGAACATTAATTATCTGCATATTTGTAAACACTCAAGAGCACTGATGTATTCAAGATGATTTGTGTCTTTGTCAGGTACTTTCTTCTCAAAGGCCATTTTTGTTCCAAGTATCTCAACATATAACAAGGTTACTTCTGGTACTTCAGTCATTCCTTCAGATATCTCTAGCAAGGACTTGTCGTGGCAATTCAGCCTGCAGAGACTCTGGGAGAGGATTGTCCACGGGATAGGTACTTTTATTTGGCTTTCTGAatgcttatatatttatttatttatttattattattattattattattgttttgcatATTTGACTTCCTCTTCAATTAATAAATGCCAGAAAATGATGACTGAAAAGAGTTTGGTTTTCCATAAAATAGCAAACAAGCCACGCTATGCAAAGAGTGCAGCTTAAACTGGCTACTGTATTGTCTCCATTTCTTTCCCCTCTGTATTATAGGAATATAGAaggaaaatcaagaaagaaaaaagatatgtGAGTAGTGAACTGAGGGAGCTACATTCATAGCAGCAGCATGAACTCTCACAGTACAGTGGCCCTGGATTTGATgtatcattattctttttaacCGTAATATAAATTTACCCACCTTTTCTGTTTAACCAATCAAGCATCACTGCAGGTGAAACCAGGGCCATAGTCTCCATCGCTAATAAGTCCAATCGAAAGCCTATGTGCTTCCTCTTACTCTTCCAGACTATGCCTACATGACTCCGTGTCCCTGAATATAGTTTTGCATGTTCTTTCTGCTTAGGCCATTCAAATCATAACACGCTAATGATTGTTGTTTGTCAACTGAACCACTTTTGGTGTCATTGCATTTTGTAATAGGCAGaaccttaagtttttttttctttttcttttttatttgcctGCAGATACAGATTTACTTGAAAAGAGTACCAAGATGGATGGTGCGGAGACCTCACCACATCGTGAGTTTCTTTACGAGGATGCCTCTAATTGCAGTCCTTCAAATGGTTATTTGGCTTGCAGTGCTGTAATTCCTTCATTGCCATTGACAATAAAATGGTTAAGGGATTGTGTTAGAGAGAATCCTTCCCTACGCCTTCAGGTAAGAATTCTTTCTTAGATGGTTGCATTTCGTTGTACCTAAAATGTGCACAGTGAAAATACTGTTACCACTTGGATATTGGAATTGAGTTACAATTTTTGCTCTTTAAGGATAGGGACTAAGGCCAGATACAAATGACAGGTTCCCAAAGTTTCCTTTCAAAATTCCTTCCCTTTcaccaatttgaaaaaaaaaaaagattttgtgaACTATTGTTTGGATCACCAGAACATGCTCTAGAACCGAGTGAATTTCTTCTACCCTtttctttagtgtttttttttttttaataaaaaaattcaggaaACAAGTGGGATGCAGATGTCTTCACTTGTGTCATGAatggcttttttaaaaaatcagttatGCCTGCCTTGTCTCATGCAACCCATCTCTGAAAGAGATAAATATTGTTGTAAGTGCGTTGATTGTCAATATTGACAGTAGTGCTAACCAGGATGCCATATGCTTGTATTCGTGCAATAACAGGTTCTTGTCACTGGATCATTGCATCTGGTTGGAGATGTACTCAAGCTGATAAGGAGATGACGTAAATTAGAAGAGGCGCCAGTTGGGATTGTCCTAAATGTTATTAACCACTCTTCAACGTTGATTTTCGTCCACCTTTTTAAAGGCAGCCAAGGTATATCATACAATCCAATAATGCTTCTTCATTCAAGTGGGTggcataattatatatatttttttgcaagtaACACTTtgtatcattattatcatttacaAAAACTCATGTATTGGAATATGCAAAAGGATTCCATATGTCTGGTTTTGTCTTctgaatcaataaatttatgtttGGAGATTTAAGAGCAGCTTCGATATCGTACTTTATTGTAATTACTCTTTCATGCTATGCCCTGGGGATCAGAAGAACAacttctgttttatttattattattattttttttgccggCCCAAAGTGAGGCTCAATTTTTAGGTTACACAATGGGGTAACCTTCTCCTGTTCCTATATCTCCATCCGTTTTTAACCTTAGACCTTCATGTAAAAACCTCAAATCTTAACCGCCGAGGCATCTTTGAAAGTAAATGTTGATGCTAAGTGAACGGTTTGCTTGTGAAATCTCCATCCATTTTTTGACCGTGGACTTTCCAGTAAACTTTCAGTAGGAACCTCAAATCTTTACAAAGGCGCTGGAGACGTCTTTGAAAGTTAATGCTGATCTTGTGTGAGTGGTTTGTTTGTGAGGTGATATTAGTTGCAATGGAAGCCTTAACTTTTCAATAAGAGTTGGCACTTCTTTATGGCTTCTGCAAGAAAGTTTATATGCTGGCATTGTGCCATAACAAGAGTTTTAAAATTGTGGTCGTGTAATGTTGTTAAGCTTGCTTGGACAAAGGGAGGAACTGTTTAAACTAGATTTCGAACAGAAAAGAAATGAAGGTTTCGAAACCTAGGATGCAGGTTTATTCAACACCTTTTGTGCTTTTAGTTTCTGTAAATGTTTCACCAATTATCACAAATAGGCAAGGACTGATCAAATCAGTTGACGACTCCCTGTTACGGTGTTGGTGTGGTGCCCTTGATAGAAATTGGAAAATCATTGAGGATGGTCCCCATATGATAGTGATAATCAGAGGATGAAGCTGAAAGCTTCATGAAAATCTCACACTTTTGAGCCCTCTGCTTCTCATCATCCATGTGACCTGCAAACTAATTTTAGAAGTTGCTAAGCTTTATAAAGCAGAATCATCCAACAGTCCCGCGCCATGTTAGAAAGAAGAGAAGCTTTCATCTGTGATCCACTGGCCCGTTTACATCCCCTTTGCTTTTCTTGCTTGGAAAGTGGTTGCTTTCTTTAGGTGCTGTGTTTAGCCAATGATTCGAAGTATGACTTGGAAACATCCACTGTTAAGATAATCAGAGCAGCATTATGATTGTATTAGGCACTCGCATTATCTAAAACATGTGGAAATCCTTTTATAGAACTCGATGTAAGGTTCCATGTCTCCATGATGCAATTGGTTCAGCTAATGGTTTTCAGATAAAGACGACGATGCACATGTCACGCCCCTCTATTGAGGGGTTGCCATTGCTGATCCACTACGGATGTCGGGCTCCACTGGTTCGTGGTAGTGGTTTTGAGTCAGTGTTTACCCTTCCGAGTGTTCGCTAATTTAAGGAGGTATACTGAGAAGAAATCTGGTTAAGAGGTGCTCATCTCtcctgaattattattattattattattattcggTGGAGGCATAGATAATTCTTGAACAAAAAGTGAAGTGTAATTACTTCGAAACGAATTTGAGTTTTTCTATTAAATCTTCTTAGGTTTATATCCATCTTTTCCTAACAAACTTGTGCTTATCAACTTaatttcaaactcaaaattaaaaaaaaaaaaagatgaaaatagttaaaacaaaaaggacatgttttttttaaaatgataaaaatcataaacatatttattttatgtttgtttttgtgtttcctaataaatatgtttttttgttggatatttatattttgtactggccataaattaaatgtaacCTTAAATAACTATTTGTATTTTAGTGTGTGTTTGGTATAGTAATGCAAGATACtttacaaaaatgttttttaattaaaaaaaacattaaaattatgtttttttttttatatttcttttaaaattcaatatcagcatgttaaaatcattcaaaaatattttaaaaaaatcaatttaaagttttttcaggtaaaaaattttaaaaaacagtttataataataaaaaaaacaaatatttagttACCTATCCATGAGGGGATCCTTCAACCAAAAATTTCCTCATGAAAACATCATTTAAGATGTAAATGATGTTGTCAAGATTCGAGTAGAAAAAATTTAGTATCCATGTATGAATATTCATCTAATAATACCTTcactattaaaaaagataaatgttaaaaaacacatcaaactGCTTGTGtaaaaaagcaaaggaaaaaaaaagacattcatGGCATACAAGTATAATTAAGATCGAATGTTGAGTTTTTTCATTTAGAGTTACTTTTAGAGTTATTAAAAGTTGAATTTGTAGTACTAATTGAGATATACATTGATTAGTACAAAacactaatatttatatatataaaaataataataaatgttgcATTTATGTGATGATCCATAGCATTTATCAAAAAGCTGTTATCAAAACATAGCCCACCGGAGATGCTAGCTCTCTTGGTGTCATGTCACAATCATCACGACAATCTCCCTTTAAATAAGTgccaagaaacaaaacaaaaatgttaatgCTACGAAGAACCCaagtacaaaaatatattatttctagGTAAATTAAATATCACACCAGCTTGCTGACTCGTGCTACAATGGCAACGCAAGACTTTATTCCGCCGGCTCTTCGTGACGGTGAACGGTCTGAACCCGTCAAAGTTGTGGGATGGCCGGGACTGTGCTTTGGCATGCGACGAGTGGTGATGGGTTGGTTCGAGTTCTTGGTTCTTAACGGTTCATATTCTTTTCGTTGCTCGGCATAAACTGGATTGAATTCGagctaaattttatataattaaataaaattattgtgataaaaaaaattatttttaaaaatatttattatatttccaaacaagctaataaatatatttgttaacaCCGTGCGATTAATTTCATAAACGACCATATTATAAGAAGGTATGTAATATTTTTGTGGAGGAGAAgtaaaaatgattgaaagttgGTACgctatcttattaaaaaaactaagggtaaaattaagaaaaatgcaTGCCACCTCCCCTCTTTCTGTGTGGTAATACGTTAATCGTGCTTTACCAGCAAATATTGGATGATTCATTGGCGAGGTTATTacgaaaataaatatttttactttttttttttcttatgtattAACACGAGATCTAAGGGATATTGAGTGCTTATTCAAGATAGTCTTTCTTTATCTATCGATCCTATAATCCTGCCAATGCTTGATAAAGCTTGGAATCTTGTGTTTACAAAAGTTATgttcaatcatttttatttgttttcttatggcCACCGTAAAAAGAAAGTAAGAGGAATATTATCTCCAAATACAATTTCTAGTGGACCGATATCATATGCCGCGTGATAATATTAcgattctgtttatttttacattttaaaagtatttaaaaaaaaaaatttttttatttttttactttaaattaaattttttttcatgtttttaaatcattttgatgtgctgatatcaaaaataattttttaaaaattaaaaaaatattattttaatatattttcgaataaaaaagcactttgaaaagcaaccacaatcaCACTCTTAAACAAATAGTGTACAACTAGTTTACTTCTCATGTTATAATgtgatttcaattaattttttaaacatatttttaaaaaatagacaattAATTATTAGAAATTATACTTTGCTTGTTATATCACTCAAAATCTAGCCCTTTGTGTGTGGTTAAAAGATCATGAGGTTggctttttttgttgaaaatatatttatcaatctattttcataaaaaaaaaataataaatattataaaaatctttataaaccacatattaatcttaaaatcaccaaagaaaaccaaaattaacccaacctgaaaaatcaaaacggaacttgatttctttttttagacaTGTTTATTGGAAAGACCTACTTGAATTCTCATTACTcattaacaataaatttgaCTATTTTTTGTTGCAAGATAACCaatcattttatctttttttttttctattgttttttggcaattttttttttaccgttcTTTGACTCAGTTACCGAAAATAAATGAGCTTttagactaaaataaaaattatcatgaatttaggatgaaacatgtatttttttttttagtttaaagcttaatttcatataattagaCCATgatgcaatttaaaaaatatagacaaGAGGTTTAGaaacctttttaatttttgttaattactTAACAACTTTAAAGTATAAGTTGTTAAACTTACATGATCTCTTAgattgattcatatttttttttatattattttggttaAATTGACTTGACTTGTCAACTCTTATGttaactttaataattttttttaaaaaaatattgttcaaaaaaatattttttaaaattcgcTTGACAATCTAAGCCTTCATTTGAGTCAAATATTCAACcaagattaatatatttttaatggttagcatgaagattttttaattttttaagtttaaattttaaaatcaatatctaataaaatttattaaaacaataaaattgtaaagaacaaagtttttttaagaagattTTCTTACATTTATTATTCATGATAAATCaatcaaactttaataaaagaaagaaagagtaatattaataaaattaaatttaaaaaactgaaaGACGGCAAAACACACACAAACGACAAAAGTCCTCCGTCTCTCGTCACGTTCTGTAATCCATTCCGTTGAGAACAactcctccctccctccctctttgGCTTcccaccctctctctctctctcaataaatcCACTCTCTACTCACAAATTCATTTATCTGCTCACATTTATGCACCACTAACCCCCCCtctctatatttatttctttcgaATGGCGGGTTCAAGACCCACCACCTCAATATCACAAACATCTTCTGCCAATCTTTTTACTTCGCGTTTATTATTACTTCTAACTCTTCTTCCATTAACCTTAGCCGCTTTTGCATTTCTTCTTCAATGGCGGGGCGGGTTGACCGACCCCATTACCCGGTGGTCTCCTGATCACCACGAGTTTCCCGGAATGGAATCTACCAGTGGGTCGATTAAGGATACGGTTAGGAATTCGGGTTCGGGGTGTACGGATCTTCTGGGTCAGAGTCattccctttcttttccttattTTCGTGATTGGAAATTCGGGTTCGGGTCGGATCTGAAACccaaggtgatttttttttcttttagtttttgtggGGATGGGTTTTTGGGATGTTTTGAGAGTGGttgattttttatgggtttgttAGGATTTGGGTTTTCGGGTCTGGTTTAGGATCTGGGTACCGATAGTATATGATTAGGATTCCATTAAAAAGATTGATTagacattaaaaatttaaatttatggatttttgttattaacgatcttggtttgtatttttgggtttttttttttttttttttttttttttttttttttaaagtcaatatttttagctttattttctGTCGATCGTgtgtatgataattaaaaaaaacggaaaataaaaaattttgatttctgcaatgtatattttttgttttatctgaTCACTGAAAATAGGAGCGAGGCAAGTTATTTTGATGCAGTCTTGGTTTGGCTTTAAATTGTTTGATCACCGCAAAGATATGATCAACAAGAACGTTTCTGTTGGGTGATTGTGTTAACAATTGTTTGAATATTGCCCCGTTCATTTTAGCATTGCCTATGTGGATAATTTGAGTCGAATGCATATTAGTCCTAGAATTAGTTTCATTTAGCATACCCTGGTTTATGGTAATTTGTTCGGAGCTTAACTACTTTCTCCATCTGTCCTAGTTGTTCGTTAGTTCAACAACTGAACTGATCGTTGATAAATGCAGCTATCAGATTGAATGTTATGGATATTAAGatgttttgttcttttgaaatgTTTACTTTTATGAGTTATGTGATGGAAATTAAGACACTTGCTTTCATAATTTTGCTTCTTGGCAGATATGTATAACAACAAGCACCTCTGCTGGCTTAGAGCAGACTTTACCATGGATTTTTTATCACAAGGTTATGGGAGtgtcaactttttttctttttgtggagGGGAAAGCTGCCTCCCCCACTGTATCTAAAGTCTTGGAAACGATTCCGGTGAGTTAATTTTCACTTTCCTGATACCACATCTGTGTTATAGCTTTAACTTGTTTTATGCTTCTGGGGCTGTGTGTTTGCTTTTctgtggttttttcttttttctgtttgtaTCTTCTGAATGATTGTTTTGATGGGCTTTGCACGTCTTTTGCAGGGGGTAAAAGTTATATATAGAACAAGAGAATTAGAGGAACAACAAGCTAAAAGGTTGATGTCTTTTCTCTCGGATGTCTCTAT
This genomic window contains:
- the LOC118031940 gene encoding folylpolyglutamate synthase isoform X1, which translates into the protein MFPALIHTITHLKGGIFGVPLFHKRESQFSIRTPWGLSFPPAYVDTYSLSRRRKIYSQEKGFRYQSMEKPESDVAIIDYLQDVPLSDSYEAALEALSSLIRQQKRGDQKTIGGKYGKLDRMQMYLKILDLEERVAGLKIIHVAGTKGKGSTCTFCEAILRESGFRTGLFTSPHLIDVRERFRINGVDISEVKFLLYFWNCWNQLKEHETEDLPMPPLFQFLTVLAFKIFVCEQVDVSIIEVGLGGRNDSTNVIEKPVVCGITSLGMDHTETLGNTIGQIASHKAGIFKHQIPAFTVLQVSEAMDVLQENARELMVPLKVVEPLDSKALNGLKLSLSGDHQFSNAGLAVSLCRSWLQRTGNCEKLFQKDNGEANLPEAFLRGLSTAHISGRAQIVHDSSSSSSHVSSEVAETSGDLIFYLDGAHSPESIEACAKWFSVAVKGNNQSPSLVLSSSHNIENINVVRKNGHVQHEKCNIQEFNKISKKILLFNCMEVRDPQILLPGLVSTCASSGTFFSKAIFVPSISTYNKVTSGTSVIPSDISSKDLSWQFSLQRLWERIVHGIDTDLLEKSTKMDGAETSPHREFLYEDASNCSPSNGYLACSAVIPSLPLTIKWLRDCVRENPSLRLQVLVTGSLHLVGDVLKLIRR